The genomic window CCGGCGCAGGCGTTTCCGGCGCTGGTGCTCGGTGCCGGTACCGGTCTCGGCGCTGCCCTGCGCTTCGCTGATGGCGGACGCCCGGTGTTGCCCAGCGAGATCGGCCACGCCGCACTCGGCGCCGGCAACGCACTGGAACTGCAGGTGCTGGGACAACTGCTGCGGCGCTGGCCCCACGTCGACAACGAACGCGTGCTGTCCGGCAGCGGCCTGATGAACCTGTACCCGTGCCTGTGCGAGCTGCGCGGCGTCGCTCCGGTATGGACCAGCACCGAGGCGCTGATCGGCGCCGCGCGTAGCGGTGAGGACGCGCTGGCGGTTGAGACGCTGCAGGTGTTCTGCGCCTGGCTGGGCAGCCTGGCTGGTGACGCGGCGATCGCCGTCGGCGCGCGCTCGGTGTACCTGGCCGGCGGCATTTCCGCGCACGTGCAGGATTTCCTGGCCGATGGCCGCTTCCGTGAGCGCTTCCTCAACAAGGGCGTGCTGACCGACGTGCTGCGCCAGGTGCCGGTGTGGCGGGTGGAGCACGGCCAGCTGGGCGTGCTCGGCGCCGCGGTCTGGCACGCCGCGCGGCAGACCGCGCACGACTGAACCATGGGGTGTGGCCGGCATCGGGCCGGCCGCGCAAAGCAGACCAGGAGGGGAAGATGGTGGATCGCAGGCAGTTCCTGCAGGCCGGTGCGCTGGCCGCAGGCATGGCGTCCCTGCCGGGCGTGCAGGCACGTACCCGGGCCGGGGCGAAAGTGGTTTCAACCTGGGATTTCGGCGTGCCGGCCAACCAGGCTGCATGGACGATCCTGGCCGCGGGAGGCACTGCGCTGGATGCGGTGGAAGCCGGTGCACGTTGGGCCGAGAGCGAGCTGTGCAACCCCACCGTCGGCCACTGCGGCAACCCTGATCGCGACGGCGTGCTGAGTCTTGACGCGAGCATCATGGATGGCGATGGCCGCTGTGGTGCGGTGGCCGCGCTGGTCGACATCCTGCATCCGGTGTCGGTGGCCCGAAAGGTGATGGAAAACAGCCCGCACGTGCTGCTGGTGGGCGAGGGCGCGCGGCAGTTCGCGCTGCAGCAGGGCTTCGAGCGCCAGCAGCTGCTGACCCCGAAGGCCGAAGCGGCGTGGCGCGAGTGGCTGAAGACCGAAAAGTACCAGCCGCAGATCAACGCCGAGCGCCGCGGGCTTCCCGGCAACAGCGACAACCACGACACCATCGGCATGCTGGCGCTGGATGCGAAGGGCAATCTGGCCGGTGCCTGCACCACCAGCGGCATGGCCTGGAAGCTGCACGGTCGCGTCGGCGACAGCCCGATCATCGGCGCCGGCCTGTATGTCGACAACGAAGTCGGCGCAGCCACCGCCTCGGGCGTGGGCGAAGAGATGATCCGCAACGCCGCTTCGTTCCTGGTGGTCGAACTGATGCGCCAGGGGCGCTCGCCGGCGCAGGCCTGCCGCGAAGCGATCGACCGCGTGGTGCGCAAGCGCCCCGAAGCGAGCAGGACGCTGCAGGTGTGTTTCCTGGCCATGAACAAGCAGGGCGAGGTGGGCGCCTATGCGCTGCACCGCGGCTTCGTCTACGCCGTGTGCGATGCGCAGCGCCAGGACGACCTGCGCGATTCGCCGTCGATCTACACGAGCACGCAGGCGTGAGTGGCCGCCGCACGCTGGAAATCGCCAGCAATTCGCTGGCCTCGGCACTGGCCGCCCAGGCCGGGGGCGCCGACCGCGTCGAGCTGTTCGACAACCTGGCCGAGGGCGGCACCACGCCGTCGTTCGCCAGCATCGCCATCGCCCGCGAACGCCTGTCGATTCCGCTGTTCGTGCTGGTGCGGCCACGCCCGGGCGATTTTCATTACGACGCGCTGGAAACCGAGCTGATGCTGCGCGACATCGCGCAATGCCGCGCGCTGGGCTGCGATGGCGTGGTGATTGGCGCACTGGATGCGCAGGGTGACATCGACCTGCCGCTGTGCCGCGAACTGGTGCAGGCCGCCGGGCCACTGCAGGTGACCTTCCATCGCGCCTTCGATGCTGCCCGTGATCTGCCGGCCGCGCTGGAGCAGGTGATCGGGCTGGGGTGCCAGCGTGTGCTGACCTCGGGCGGCCAGGCCAGCGCCGAGGCCGGTGCCGATGTGCTGGCGGGTCTGGTCGCCCAGGCGGCGGGACGCATCACGGTGATGGCTGGCGCCGGGTTGGGCCCTGGCAACATCGCGGCCGTTGCGCAACGGAGCGGCTGCACCGAACTGCACGCCTCGGCCAAGGGCCTGCGGCGCTCGGCGATGCAGTTCCAAAACCCGGCGCTGCGCGGGCTGGACCCGGACTGGAGCCAGACCGCCACCGCGACCGTGGCCGCGTTGCGGCAGGCGCTGGACGGCTGAGGGCTGCCCGGGGCGGATCCCTTCGCAGAAGGGCTCTGACCTCACCCGGATGCTCACGCGTTGCCGAAAAATGACGTTTCTGACCTGCGCGGATTGCCAGTCAGTCTGCCAAACATCGGAACGCAGGGGCCTCTGTGTTTCCGGGTAGACGATCAAGCCAGGATTATTGACAGTGGGGTCCAACTCCCCGTGGCAATGATCCTCCTTCCGCATGCCTCGATTGCTCCTGCTATTTCTCTGTTTGCTGCACACCGCCGGAATAGCTGCAGAGGAGGGACAGCCCCCAATGTTTATCTGGAAGGCGGTCGGACCCGAGGGCGGCGGCATCGACGATTTGCTGGGCGGCGTGACGCTGGCACCCGCTGCTACAGGCGTATTCGTCGACACACGGGTACATCGGATCGGGGAGAAGCGCTTTCGCGCGCTCTATCAGGTGTTCGATTCAAACGCTTCCAACCCGATGGGGCGCTGTGGCGCGGGGCGCGAGATCCATCTGTTCGTCTACGAATTGACCCTGCCGAAGCCCATTGAGCGCGGCAGGGTATTGATCAGCAGCTGCCTTGAGACCCTGTCTCTGGCGAGCCAGAACTCAGGGCGACCCCAAAGTGAATCCGACCTTTCCTCGGTCATCTGGCAGGGCGACGGGTTCACCATCGAGTGGTGGGGTATCAGACCCGGAGGCGATGCGTCGAGCCGCTACGCCCTCCGAAATGGCCACTTCGTCCCGACTCGATCGGGTGAGGGGAATCGCTGAGGTCGGACAAAACCGTTCTGCGCGCAGTTGTCGTGATCGTGTCACTACTTCGTGCGCCGTTCTCTCAGCGATGTTTCGCAACTCTTTGATTGTTCTGGATACCGGCAGCCGATAGTGGCATGCCGCCGGCTGTTGCTGCGCCGCCGCATGCCGTGCATGGTTCAGCTGTGCTTTAGTTTGGATCGATCCACAGGGGAGGGCGCCGCGACGGTCTTGAACCGATCCAGCGCCCGGATCAGCCGTAGTGCCGCGCCACCACCCGTCCGTGCGTCCACACTTTCGAAGAGCAACCACCCATGGCTCATTCCGCCCGCACCTGCCGTCACCTGTTGTCCCAGGCCCTGGTCCTGGCCCTGTTGCCTCTGGCTGCCGGCGCGCAGGAGGCGGCCAGTTCGTCCACCAAGGACCTCGATGCGGTCACCGTGACCGGCTCGCGCATCAAGCGCGCCGCCGTCGAGGGGCCGGCACCGGTCAACGTGATCACCGCCGCGCAGATCCAGAAGGAAGGCTTCGTGACCGTCTACGACGCACTGAAGACCCTGACCGAAGCGACCGGCACCGTCGAAGCGGCCTCGCAGTGGGGCTCGCACACGCCCAACGCCAGCGGCCTGAACCTGCGCGGCATGGGCCCCAACCGTTCGCTGCTGCTGGTCAACGGCCGCCGCGTGGCCGACTACCCGCTGCCGTATGGCGGGGAAACCAACTTCTCCAACTACAGCAACATTCCCGCGGCGGCGGTCGAGCGCATCGAAGTGCTGACCGGTGGTGCCTCGGCGATCTACGGTTCGGATGCGATCGCCGGCGTGGTCAACGTGATCCTGAAAACCAACTACGACGGCGACGAAGTGCGCGTGCGTGGTGGTACCTCCACCGAAGGCGGCCGCGATACCTGGGACCTGTCCTGGGCCGGCGGCAAGACCGGCGACACCTGGAGCGTGACCTACGCGCTGCAGTACACCAAGCGCGATCCACTGTTCGGCCGCGACCGACCGCAGATGGACGACGCTGACGATGCGCCGTACCCGTCGTGGAACATGGAGCAGCGCAAGGTCGGCTTCCGTCCCACCGCCGGCCTGGCGCTGATCGATCCGACCACCGGCCAGCGCCTGGCGCCGCCTGCCGGCACCTGCGAGAAGTTCGATGGCGAGTACTACACCGCCGATCGCCTGGTCTACAACTACAACGCCAACACGATCACCAATACCGGCCGCCTGTGCGGCATGAGCGCCGACTACAGCAACTGGCTGCTGACCGGTGGTGCGGAGAACGTGTCCGGCAACCTGTACGCCACCTTCGACTTCGGTGACGACCTGCAGGCCTGGAGCAATCTGGCGGTGTACCGCTCCGAAGCGATCTGGGGCACCAATCCACCCAGCGCGACCCTCATCGACGATGCCAACGGCTACTACTGGGACGCCACCCGCGACCGCCCGGTGCTGGGCGTCCGCCAGTTCACCCCGAATGAAGTGGGTGGCCTGGATACGCTGCGCAACACCAACCGCGAACTGTCCTGGGACTGGAGCGCCGGCCTGCGCGGGCGCCTGGCCGATCGCTTCGACTGGAGCGCCACGGTCGGCCGGTCCTATTACCGCGTTGAAGAGCGCCAGAACGTGGTGGACGAGCAGAAGTCGTACGACTTCTTCCTCGGCCCGCGCCTGGGCACCACCGCCGATGGCGAGGCGATCTACGCGCTGAACGAATCGCGCTGGTGGAACCCGATCACGCCGGACCAGTACTGGCAGATGGGCACGGTGGCGAAGAACCGGGCAAGTTCGTGGGTCAACCAGGCGTCGGCGGACATCACCGGCGAACTGTTCCAGGGCTGGGCCGGGCCGGTCTCGTTCGCGGCCGTGGCTGAAGTGGCCAAGCAGGGCTACCACCTCAACCCGGATCCGCGTGCCGGCATCGATTTCGATCTGCAGAACGTCGATCGGGGTGGCGGCGAACGTACGCGCTACTCGGCCGGCGTCGAATTCAAGATCCCGTTGGCCGCGAACCTGATCGCCACCGCTGCAGCGCGTTACGACCGCTATGGCAGCTACACCGCCGATGACGGCGCCGACGGCCTGGATATCGGCAGCCAGAAGGAAACCACCTGGAATGCCGGTCTGGAATGGCGCCCGTTCGAATCGCTGCTGGTGCGCGGCTCCTACGCCACCAGCTTCCATGCGCCGGACATGCACTACCTGCTGGGCCAGCCCAGCAGCTCGGAAGTGCTGACCTATGACCGCCTGCGCTGCATCGAGAGCGGTGCCTACCTGGTCAACAACTGCGGCGTGGGCAACACCGATGTCTGGTACGCGTTCGATGTGAACCGCCGCGGCACGCCGCTGCTGCGCTCGGAAACCGGTGATTCGTGGACGGTCGGCTTCGTCTGGGACGTGCTGCCCAATCTGTCGATGAGCGCGGACTACTGGGCGATCAAGCTGGAAGACATGATCGTCGATGTCGGCGCCGACGAGGTGCTGGCCAGCGAGGCCGGCTGCCTGACCGGCAAGAACATGGACGGCACGCCCTGGGCCAATCCGGCCGGCGACGCCTACTGCGCCGGCATCCTGGCGCGGGTGAACCGTGACAGCAGCGGCCGCCTGGTGTCGATCGAACGCGGGCCGTTCAACCTGGCCAGCCGCGAAGTGCGCGGCATCGACCTGACTGCCCGCTACCGGCTGGAAACCGCGCACTGGGGCAGCTTCCAGCTGGGGGTGAACTACACCAACCAGATCTCGACCAAGGAGCAGCGCTATGCCGCCGATCCGAACCCGGAGCGGCGTGACCGCGACCTGCGCAGCAAGCTGCGGGCCAGCCTGGCCTGGCAGCGTGGCAACTGGAATGCCAATGTCTATGCCGACCGCGTCGGTTCGGTGCCGGGCGTGCGCTACCACTGGGGCACCGACCGGCTGGACAACCCGGGCGGCTGCCTGCCGTTCGCCGACGGCTACGTGCCCAGCGACAGCCCGTCGCTGAACTGCCTGGAGCCCGCCACGCGGCCGGACGGTTCGCCGAATCCGAACCCGAACGCCGGGCAGCAGACGGCGCGCTACTACGGCCGGGTCGGGCCGTTCATCACCTGGAACTTCAACGTCGGCTACCAGGTCACCGAGCACATGAAGGTCAACGTCTACGTCAACAATGCCTTCAACGCGGCCAGCTGGAACCACAAGGACCCGTACAAGGTGGATTACGATTTCGCGCCGACCCGCCTGCTCAGTGCGGTCGGCCGCGAGTTCGCGCTGGAGTACGTGTTCACCTTCTGAGGCGGACCGTGCAGGTACGCCGGGCACCGCCCGGCGCTACCGCTGAGCGCGGAGGCGGAGGCCTGGATGCCCATTCAGGCATGAGGACAGGCGGGATTTGACCTTCCTACGATGGCAAGGTTTAGCCTGTCCGCATCCAGAAGGAATCCCGGGAATCCGATCATGAGTACGCCCCGCGCCGTTGCAGCCCCCGCAAGCTCCGCCACCATCAGCCTGCCCATCGAGGGCATGACCTGCGCCAGCTGTGTCGGCCGGGTCGAGGCGGCGCTGTCCAAGGTCGACGGCGTGGGCAGTGTTTCGGTCAATCTGGCCACCGAGCGTGCGGATATCCGCACGTCCGGCCCGGTCGATCGCGCCGAGCTGATCCAGGCGGTGGAGCGGGTGGGCTACGACGTGCCTGCCGCGACCGTTGAACTGGCGGTGGACGGCATGACCTGCGCGTCCTGCGTGGGTCGGGTGGAGCGCGCGCTGCTGGCGGTGCCGGGTGTCAGCCAGGCCAGCGTGAACCTCGCCACGGAGCGGGCAACCGTGCGCGGCGTGGCGGCGGTGGAGGCACTGGCGGCGGCCATCGACAAGGTCGGCTATGCCGCACACCCGATCGAGGCCGGCGTGCAGTCCGATGAGGAGGCCGCCGGAAAGAAGGATGCAGAGCGCGCTGGGCTGAAGCGCGACCTGATCGTGGCGACCGCGCTGGCGCTGCCGGTGTTCGTGCTGGAAATGGGTTCGCACCTGATTCCCGGCATGCACGAATGGGTGATGGCCACCATCGGCATGCAGACCAGCTGGTACCTGCAGTTCGCACTGACCCTGCTGGTGCTGGCCATTCCCGGCCGCCGCTTCTACCAGAAGGGTTTCCCGGCACTGCTGCGGCTTGCACCGGACATGAACTCTCTGGTGGCGGTGGGTACCGCCGCGGCGTTCGGTTACTCGGTGGTGGCGACGTTCCTGCCGCGGCTGCTGCCGCCGGGCACGGTGAACGTCTACTACGAGGCAGCGGCGGTGATCGTTGCGCTGATCCTGCTCGGCCGCTTCCTGGAGGCGCGTGCGAAGGGCCGGACCTCGGAGGCGATCAAGCGCCTGGTCAACCTGCAGGCCAAGGTCGCGCATGTGCTGCGTGATGGCCGCAGCGTGGATGTTCCGATCAGCGAGGTGGTCGCCGGCGATCTGCTTGACGTGCGGCCCGGCGAGCGCGTGCCGGTGGATGGCGAGGTCACCGACGGCCGGAGTTTCGTTGACGAATCGATGATCACCGGCGAGCCGGTGCCGGTGGAGAAGTCCGCTGGCAGCAGCGTGGTCGGCGGCACCGTGAACCAGAACGGCGCGCTGACCCTGCGCGCGACCGCGGTGGGCGCGCAGACCATGCTGGCGCAGATCATCCGCCTGGTCGAACAGGCGCAGGGCGCCAAGCTGCCCATCCAGGCGGTGGTCGACAAGGTGACGCTGTGGTTCGTGCCGGCGGTGATGCTGGCGGCACTGGCGACCTTCCTGGTCTGGCTGCTGTTCGGACCGTCGCCGGCGCTGACCTTCGCCCTGGTCAATGCGGTGGCGGTGCTGATCATTGCCTGCCCGTGCGCGATGGGGCTGGCGACGCCGACCTCGATCATGGTCGGCACCGGTCGCGGCGCCGAGATGGGCGTGCTGTTCCGCAAGGGCGAGGCGCTGCAGCTGTTGAAGGATGCGCAGGTGGTGGCCGTCGACAAGACCGGCACGCTCACCGAAGGGCGCCCGCTGCTGACCGACCTGGAGATCGTGGCCGGATTCGAACGGTCCCACGTGCTGGCGGCGGTTGCTGCGGTGGAATCCCGTTCGGAGCATCCGATTGCGCGCGCGATCGTCGATGCGGCGACCGGCGAGGGCCTCGCCCTGCCGGAACGGGCGGATTTCGAATCGGTCACCGGCATGGGCGTGCGCGCGACCGTCGCCGGTGCCCGCGTTGAAGTGGGTGCGGACCGCTTCATGCGCGCGCTGGCGGTGGATATCGAGGGCAGCCACGCGACCGCCGAACGGCTGGGCAATGAAGGGAAATCGCCGCTGTATGCGGCCATCGACGGTCGCCTTGCCGCAGTCATCGCGGTGTCCGATCCGGTCAAGGCCAGTACGCCGGCCGCCATCGCCGCGCTGCATCACCTCGGCTTGAAGGTGGCGATGATTACCGGTGACAACGCGCGTACCGCGGAAGCCATCGCCCGCCAGCTGGGGATCGATGAAGTGGTGGCCGAAGTACTGCCCGAGGGCAAGGTGGAGGCGGTGCGCCGGCTGCGCGCCGCGCACGGCAGGATCGCCTTCGTCGGCGATGGCATCAATGACGCACCGGCGCTGGCAGCAGCGGACGTCGGCCTGGCGATCGGCACCGGCACCGACGTGGCGGTCGAATCGGCCGACGTGGTGCTGATGTCGGGCAACCTGCAGGGAGTGCCGAATGCCATCGCGCTGTCCAAGGCGACCCTCGGCAACATCCGCCAGAACCTGTTCTGGGCCTTTGCCTACAACACCGCGTTGATTCCGGTTGCCGCCGGCGCCTTGTACCCGGTCTGGGGCATCCTGCTGTCACCGGTATTCGCCGCCGGTGCGATGGCGCTGTCCAGTGTGTTCGTGCTGGGCAATGCACTGCGCCTGCGGCGCTTCAAGGCGCCGCTGGTCGACGCTCCCTCTGCAACGCCGTAAGCCGGAGAAGGCGCAATGAACATCGGTGAAGCATCCAGGGCCTCCAGTGTCTCGGCCAAGATGATCCGCTACTACGAGCAGATCGGCCTGATACCCCCGGCCGAGCGCACCGGGTCAGGCTATCGGGCCTATTCGCAGGCCGACGTGCACCGGCTGCGCTTCATCCGCCGCGCGCGTGATCTCGGCTTCTCGGTGGCCGAGATCACCGACCTGCTGGGCCTGTGGAACGACACGTCGCGGCACAGTGCCGACGTCAAGCGCCTGGCCGAACAGCATATCGACGATCTGGAGCAGCGCATCGAGAACATGCGGCAGATGGCCGATACGCTGAAATCGCTGATCAGCTGCTGCGCCGGCGATGACCGCCCCGAGTGCCCGATCCTGCAGCGGCTGGGCGAGGGCGAGGATGATGGGGCGGTGGCGGACAGCGCGCCGAAGACCGGCGCGGTCCGCCGCCGATCGCCCCGGCACTGAACGAACACGAACGCGCATGAAAAAGCCCGCCCTGTGCAGCTGCACGGGGCGGGCCGGGTTGCAGGTGCCTGCGCGCGGGGGTCAGCCCGCGCGCGGCGGGAAACCGGCCTCGGTCAGCGCCGCCACGATCTGTGCCTCGCTGGCCGAGGTCTGCACCTGCACCCGGCGGCTGGCCGGGTCGGCCTGCACGCTTGCCTGCGGATCGACCTGTTCGATCGCCTTGGCCACGCTGCGTGCGCAGCCGCCGCAGGTCATGCCCTCTACGTGGAATTCCATCTGTCGCTCCTTGATTGCTCTGGGGGTGCGGCCAGTGTGCGCCTTCCAACGATGGCAGGGTCAAGCAGACCGCCACGGAAAAACGGCAGCCACCTGTACCAGCGTGGCTGCCGTGGAGGAGCGTTGCCGTTGCAGGATGCCGCCGGGCGATGCCGGTGGAATCCAGATGGCCGGGTCGCGCCGGGCCATGCCCGGCGGATATCACGTGTCCAGGTAGCGCCGGGCCATGCCCGGCGGATTCCAGGAGCGGCCTCAGAACTTCCAGTTCACCCCGAAATACAGCTGGCGGCCGGCATACAGGTTGGACAGCAGGCGGGCCTGGCTGTCGTTGCCGATATAGCTGCGCAGTTCGGACTTGGTGGCATTGAGCACCGC from Stenotrophomonas sp. 704A1 includes these protein-coding regions:
- a CDS encoding glucokinase, with the protein product MTIAAASPVSSDSARGGLPRSLVVADVGGTFARLALAETTPGQAPRLGSYRTYACADHASLAAILADFTASLEVPVRTAVVAIAGLLDGDVLINANLPWTVSLSATRAQSGLHELQLINDFEAVALAIPYLQADTLVPLNGDADPAQAFPALVLGAGTGLGAALRFADGGRPVLPSEIGHAALGAGNALELQVLGQLLRRWPHVDNERVLSGSGLMNLYPCLCELRGVAPVWTSTEALIGAARSGEDALAVETLQVFCAWLGSLAGDAAIAVGARSVYLAGGISAHVQDFLADGRFRERFLNKGVLTDVLRQVPVWRVEHGQLGVLGAAVWHAARQTAHD
- a CDS encoding N(4)-(beta-N-acetylglucosaminyl)-L-asparaginase, which translates into the protein MVDRRQFLQAGALAAGMASLPGVQARTRAGAKVVSTWDFGVPANQAAWTILAAGGTALDAVEAGARWAESELCNPTVGHCGNPDRDGVLSLDASIMDGDGRCGAVAALVDILHPVSVARKVMENSPHVLLVGEGARQFALQQGFERQQLLTPKAEAAWREWLKTEKYQPQINAERRGLPGNSDNHDTIGMLALDAKGNLAGACTTSGMAWKLHGRVGDSPIIGAGLYVDNEVGAATASGVGEEMIRNAASFLVVELMRQGRSPAQACREAIDRVVRKRPEASRTLQVCFLAMNKQGEVGAYALHRGFVYAVCDAQRQDDLRDSPSIYTSTQA
- a CDS encoding copper homeostasis protein CutC; translation: MSGRRTLEIASNSLASALAAQAGGADRVELFDNLAEGGTTPSFASIAIARERLSIPLFVLVRPRPGDFHYDALETELMLRDIAQCRALGCDGVVIGALDAQGDIDLPLCRELVQAAGPLQVTFHRAFDAARDLPAALEQVIGLGCQRVLTSGGQASAEAGADVLAGLVAQAAGRITVMAGAGLGPGNIAAVAQRSGCTELHASAKGLRRSAMQFQNPALRGLDPDWSQTATATVAALRQALDG
- a CDS encoding TonB-dependent receptor plug domain-containing protein → MAHSARTCRHLLSQALVLALLPLAAGAQEAASSSTKDLDAVTVTGSRIKRAAVEGPAPVNVITAAQIQKEGFVTVYDALKTLTEATGTVEAASQWGSHTPNASGLNLRGMGPNRSLLLVNGRRVADYPLPYGGETNFSNYSNIPAAAVERIEVLTGGASAIYGSDAIAGVVNVILKTNYDGDEVRVRGGTSTEGGRDTWDLSWAGGKTGDTWSVTYALQYTKRDPLFGRDRPQMDDADDAPYPSWNMEQRKVGFRPTAGLALIDPTTGQRLAPPAGTCEKFDGEYYTADRLVYNYNANTITNTGRLCGMSADYSNWLLTGGAENVSGNLYATFDFGDDLQAWSNLAVYRSEAIWGTNPPSATLIDDANGYYWDATRDRPVLGVRQFTPNEVGGLDTLRNTNRELSWDWSAGLRGRLADRFDWSATVGRSYYRVEERQNVVDEQKSYDFFLGPRLGTTADGEAIYALNESRWWNPITPDQYWQMGTVAKNRASSWVNQASADITGELFQGWAGPVSFAAVAEVAKQGYHLNPDPRAGIDFDLQNVDRGGGERTRYSAGVEFKIPLAANLIATAAARYDRYGSYTADDGADGLDIGSQKETTWNAGLEWRPFESLLVRGSYATSFHAPDMHYLLGQPSSSEVLTYDRLRCIESGAYLVNNCGVGNTDVWYAFDVNRRGTPLLRSETGDSWTVGFVWDVLPNLSMSADYWAIKLEDMIVDVGADEVLASEAGCLTGKNMDGTPWANPAGDAYCAGILARVNRDSSGRLVSIERGPFNLASREVRGIDLTARYRLETAHWGSFQLGVNYTNQISTKEQRYAADPNPERRDRDLRSKLRASLAWQRGNWNANVYADRVGSVPGVRYHWGTDRLDNPGGCLPFADGYVPSDSPSLNCLEPATRPDGSPNPNPNAGQQTARYYGRVGPFITWNFNVGYQVTEHMKVNVYVNNAFNAASWNHKDPYKVDYDFAPTRLLSAVGREFALEYVFTF
- a CDS encoding heavy metal translocating P-type ATPase, translating into MSTPRAVAAPASSATISLPIEGMTCASCVGRVEAALSKVDGVGSVSVNLATERADIRTSGPVDRAELIQAVERVGYDVPAATVELAVDGMTCASCVGRVERALLAVPGVSQASVNLATERATVRGVAAVEALAAAIDKVGYAAHPIEAGVQSDEEAAGKKDAERAGLKRDLIVATALALPVFVLEMGSHLIPGMHEWVMATIGMQTSWYLQFALTLLVLAIPGRRFYQKGFPALLRLAPDMNSLVAVGTAAAFGYSVVATFLPRLLPPGTVNVYYEAAAVIVALILLGRFLEARAKGRTSEAIKRLVNLQAKVAHVLRDGRSVDVPISEVVAGDLLDVRPGERVPVDGEVTDGRSFVDESMITGEPVPVEKSAGSSVVGGTVNQNGALTLRATAVGAQTMLAQIIRLVEQAQGAKLPIQAVVDKVTLWFVPAVMLAALATFLVWLLFGPSPALTFALVNAVAVLIIACPCAMGLATPTSIMVGTGRGAEMGVLFRKGEALQLLKDAQVVAVDKTGTLTEGRPLLTDLEIVAGFERSHVLAAVAAVESRSEHPIARAIVDAATGEGLALPERADFESVTGMGVRATVAGARVEVGADRFMRALAVDIEGSHATAERLGNEGKSPLYAAIDGRLAAVIAVSDPVKASTPAAIAALHHLGLKVAMITGDNARTAEAIARQLGIDEVVAEVLPEGKVEAVRRLRAAHGRIAFVGDGINDAPALAAADVGLAIGTGTDVAVESADVVLMSGNLQGVPNAIALSKATLGNIRQNLFWAFAYNTALIPVAAGALYPVWGILLSPVFAAGAMALSSVFVLGNALRLRRFKAPLVDAPSATP
- the cueR gene encoding Cu(I)-responsive transcriptional regulator, giving the protein MNIGEASRASSVSAKMIRYYEQIGLIPPAERTGSGYRAYSQADVHRLRFIRRARDLGFSVAEITDLLGLWNDTSRHSADVKRLAEQHIDDLEQRIENMRQMADTLKSLISCCAGDDRPECPILQRLGEGEDDGAVADSAPKTGAVRRRSPRH
- a CDS encoding heavy-metal-associated domain-containing protein, whose product is MEFHVEGMTCGGCARSVAKAIEQVDPQASVQADPASRRVQVQTSASEAQIVAALTEAGFPPRAG